In Pseudomonas oryzihabitans, the DNA window GCGCCCTTCCGCGCCGAAATCGCCTTTTTGCGCCGCGACTACGCGGTCATCCCGGCGCTGCTCGACAGCCTGCCGGCAGATCTGAAGAAGCGGCCGCCGTTCGCCGCGCTGGTGAAGTACTGGTTATGAAAGACGCCCCCGCCGCGACCGTCACGCCCGATGTCTGCCTGCTGCTGGAGGGCACCTGGCCCTATGTCCGCGGCGGGGTGTCGAGCTGGGTCAACCAGTTGATCCTTGGCCTGCCGGAGCTGACCTTCTCGGTGTTCTTCATCGGCGGCCAGCGCGAGAACTACGAGAAGCGCCACTACGCCATCCCGCCCAACGTGGTGCACATCGAGGAGCACTTCCTGGCCGGCTCCTGGGTGCCCAAGGGCGCGCCCATCAGCCCGCGGCGCCAGGCGCCGGTGCAACTGCTGCGCGATCTGCACGCCTTCCTGCACCACCCCGACGAGCCCAGCGCCGCCCAGGGCGATGCCCTGGTGGACGCCTTCGCCCAGGGCAGCGTGAACCTGGACGACTTCATGTACAGCCGCGCCAGCTGGGAAGCCATCACCGAGGGCTACGAGCGCTATTGCACCGACCCCTCCTTCGTCGACTACCTCTGGACCCTGCGCGCCATGCAGGCGCCCCTGCTGATGCTGGCCGAAGCCGCGCGCCGCTTGCCCCGGCCACGGATGATCCACTCCATTTCCACCGGCTATGCCGGCATGCTCGGCGCCATCCTGCAGCGCCGCTGGGGCTGCAACTTCCTGCTCAGCGAGCACGGCATCTACACCAAGGAACGCAAGATCGACCTGGCCCAGGCCAAGTGGATCGCCGAAGGGCCGGACGAAGCCCTGCGCACCGGGCTGGACGTGGATGTCAGCTACATCCGCCGACTGTGGATCCGCTTCTTCGAACGTATCGGCCTGCTCACCTACAAGGCGGCCGATCCGATCATCTCGCTCTACGACGGCAACCGCCGCCGGCAGATCCAGGACGGCGCCGATCCCGCGCGCTGCCGGGTGATCCCCAACGGCATCAGCCTCACCCAGTGGCAGGACGCCCTGGAGCGCCGCCCGGAAGGCGTACCGCCAGTGGTCGGGCTGCTTGGCCGGGTGGTGCCGATCAAGGACGTCAAGACCTTCATCCGCGCCATGCGCGGGGTGATCAGTGCCATGCCCGAGGCAGAGGCCTGGGTGGTCGGCCCGGAAGACGAAGACGAGGAATACGCCGCCGAATGCCACAGCCTGGTCACCAGCCTGGGCCTGGAGGGCAAGGTGAAATTCCTCGGCTTCCAGAAGATTGGCGACATCCTGCCCAAGCTCGGCCTCATGGTGCTGACCTCCATCAGCGAGGCCCAGCCACTGGTGATCCTCGAAGGCTGGGCGGCTGGCGTGCCGGTGGTGAGCAGCGACGTGGGTTCCTGCCGTGAGCTGATCGAAGGCTCGATTCCCGAGGACCGGGCCCTGGGCACCGGTGGCAGCGTGGTCGCCATCGCCGATCCCCAGGCCACCGCCCGTGCCATCCTCGCCCTGCTGCGCAACCCCGGTCGCTGGCAGGCTGCCCAGCGCACGGGCCTGGCCCGGGTCAATCGCTACTACACCGAGCCGCTGATGCTGGAACGCTATCGCGAGCTCTACCAGGACGCCATCGGGAGGAGCCTCTGACATGGCCGGCATCGGCTTCGAACTGCGCAAGATCCTCGCGCGTGACTCCTACACCGCCACCCTGCGCGCCTATGTCTATGCCGGCCTGATCAGTTCCGGCCCCTGGGTGCTCTCGATCATCAGCGTCATGCTGATCGGCGTGCTGGCCACCGGCATCGTCACCCCCAGCGTGCTGATCCGCCAGTTCCTGGTCACCGTGACCTACCTCATGGCCAGCTCGCTGATCCTGACGGGCGGCCTGCAGCTGTATTTCACCCGCTTCGTCTCGGACCGGCTGTTCGAGGAGAAGCAGACCAGCATCCTGCCCAATCTGGTGGGCATCCTGCTGCTGGTGACCCTGGTCGCTGGCGGCCTGGGCTTCGTGCTGCTGGCCACCCTGTTCGACCAGCCCTTCGCCTACCGGCTGCTGGTGCTGGCCAACTTCGTCACCCTCTGCGACCTCTGGCTGGTGATCATCTTCCTGTCCGGGATGAAGGCCTACAACCGCATCCTGGTGGTGATGACCCTGGGTTACGCCATCATGATCGCCGCCGCCTTCGTGCTGCGCTTCCTGGGCATGGACGGCCTCTTGATGGCCCTGCTGCTGGGCCACGCCGCCCTGCTGTTCATGTTTCTCTACGACATCATCCGCGAGTACCCGGCCGATCGCCTGGTGGCCTTCGACTTCCTCGACCGCAAGCAGATCTTCCTCAGCCTGCTGGCGACCGGGCTGTTCTACAACCTGGGCATCTGGGTCGACAAATTCATCTTCTGGTTCAATCCGCTGACCTCCGATGCCGTCATCGGCCCCCTGCGCGCCTCCATCCTCTACGACCTGCCGATCTTTCTCGCCTACCTCGCCATCATCCCCGGCATGGCGGTGTTCCTGGTACGCATCGAGACCGATTTCGCCGAATGGTACGAGCGGGTATTCAACGCGGTGCGCGGCGGCGAGACCCTGCAGCACATCAGCCAGCTCAAGGAGCAGATGATCCTGGCCATCCGCCAGGGCCTCCTGGAGATCTGCAAGGTCCAGGGCCTGACCCTGGTCCTGGTGTTCCTGCTGGCGCCGCAGCTGCTGGCTTGGCTCGGCATGTCGCACTACTACCTGCCGCTGTTCTACATCGACGTGGTGGGCGTGAGCATCCAGGTGGTGTTCATGGCGCTGCTCAACGTCTTCTTCTACCTGGACCGGCGCGACACCGTGCTGATGCTCTGCACCCTCTTCCTGGGTTTCAACCTGGCGCTGACCCTGCTCAGCATCGAACTGGGTCCGAGCTTCTTCGGCTACGGTTTCACCGTCTCCCTGGCCTGCTGCGTGCTGCTCGGCCTGCACCGGCTGGATCGGGTACTGGACGACCTGGAATAC includes these proteins:
- the pelF gene encoding GT4 family glycosyltransferase PelF, which gives rise to MKDAPAATVTPDVCLLLEGTWPYVRGGVSSWVNQLILGLPELTFSVFFIGGQRENYEKRHYAIPPNVVHIEEHFLAGSWVPKGAPISPRRQAPVQLLRDLHAFLHHPDEPSAAQGDALVDAFAQGSVNLDDFMYSRASWEAITEGYERYCTDPSFVDYLWTLRAMQAPLLMLAEAARRLPRPRMIHSISTGYAGMLGAILQRRWGCNFLLSEHGIYTKERKIDLAQAKWIAEGPDEALRTGLDVDVSYIRRLWIRFFERIGLLTYKAADPIISLYDGNRRRQIQDGADPARCRVIPNGISLTQWQDALERRPEGVPPVVGLLGRVVPIKDVKTFIRAMRGVISAMPEAEAWVVGPEDEDEEYAAECHSLVTSLGLEGKVKFLGFQKIGDILPKLGLMVLTSISEAQPLVILEGWAAGVPVVSSDVGSCRELIEGSIPEDRALGTGGSVVAIADPQATARAILALLRNPGRWQAAQRTGLARVNRYYTEPLMLERYRELYQDAIGRSL
- the pelG gene encoding exopolysaccharide Pel transporter PelG; translation: MAGIGFELRKILARDSYTATLRAYVYAGLISSGPWVLSIISVMLIGVLATGIVTPSVLIRQFLVTVTYLMASSLILTGGLQLYFTRFVSDRLFEEKQTSILPNLVGILLLVTLVAGGLGFVLLATLFDQPFAYRLLVLANFVTLCDLWLVIIFLSGMKAYNRILVVMTLGYAIMIAAAFVLRFLGMDGLLMALLLGHAALLFMFLYDIIREYPADRLVAFDFLDRKQIFLSLLATGLFYNLGIWVDKFIFWFNPLTSDAVIGPLRASILYDLPIFLAYLAIIPGMAVFLVRIETDFAEWYERVFNAVRGGETLQHISQLKEQMILAIRQGLLEICKVQGLTLVLVFLLAPQLLAWLGMSHYYLPLFYIDVVGVSIQVVFMALLNVFFYLDRRDTVLMLCTLFLGFNLALTLLSIELGPSFFGYGFTVSLACCVLLGLHRLDRVLDDLEYDTFMLRH